One genomic window of Panicum hallii strain FIL2 chromosome 6, PHallii_v3.1, whole genome shotgun sequence includes the following:
- the LOC112896931 gene encoding probable carboxylesterase 12 yields the protein MAAGRLSSAVLLLLNMAGALLAPRGALHPGPPAAVAEDDADVEFFFFPFLVLYKSGRVQRFMGTDTVPAATDPATGVASRDVVVDAAAGLAVRLYLPSLATNSTAVGAEGGRLPLVVFYHGGAFVTESAFSPTYHRYLNTLASRARVLAVSVEYHLAPERRLPTGYDDAWAALRWALADARSTGPGAGADPWLSRHADPARLFLAGDSAGGNIAHNMAMRAGREGLEGGAAIRGLALLDPFFWGKRPVPSETRDEDTRRWRERTWSFVCAGRYGIDDPVINPVAMPPKEWRRLASARVLVTVAGLDMLSARGRAYVRALRESGWRGEAELYETPGEQHVYFLDKPDSEKAAKEMEVVVDFIKGGQGSSTSLSMDE from the coding sequence ATGGCGGCCGGCCGCCTCTCGTCCGCGGTACTGCTCCTGCTCAACATGGCGGGCGCGCTGCTTGCCCCGCGCGGCGCTCTTCATCCgggcccgcccgccgccgtcgccgaggACGACGCGGACGTGGAATTCTTCTTCTTCCCGTTCCTGGTCCTCTACAAGAGCGGCCGCGTGCAGCGCTTCATGGGCACGGACACCGTGCCGGCCGCCACGGACCCGGCCACGGGCGTCGCCTCCAGGGACGTGGtcgtcgacgccgccgccggcctcgccgTGCGCCTCTACCTGCCGAGCCTCGCCACCAACTCCACGGCGGTGGGGGCGGAAGGAGGCAGGCTGCCGCTCGTCGTGTTCTACCACGGCGGCGCGTTCGTCACGGAGTCCGCCTTCTCGCCGACGTACCATAGGTACCTGAACACGCTGGCGTCCAGGGCCCGAGTGCTCGCCGTGTCCGTGGAGTACCACCtcgcgcccgagcgccgcctccCCACGGGCTACGACGACGCGtgggcggcgctccggtgggcGCTCGCGGACGCGCGGTCGACCGGGCCGGGAGCCGGAGCCGACCCCTGGCTGTCGCGGCACGCGGACCCGGCGCGGCTCTTCCTGGCCGGCGACAGCGCCGGCGGCAACATCGCGCACAACATGGCGATGCGCGCGGGTCGGGAGGGCCTGGAGGGCGGCGCTGCCATCCGGGGCCTCGCGCTGCTGGACCCCTTCTTCTGGGGGAAGCGCCCCGTGCCGTCGGAGACGAGGGACGAGGACACGCGGCGGTGGCGCGAGCGGACGTGGAGCTTCGTGTGCGCGGGGCGCTACGGGATCGACGACCCGGTGATCAACCCGGTGGCCATGCCGCCGAAGGAGTGGCGGCGGCTCGCCTCCGCGCGCGTGCTGGTCACCGTGGCCGGGCTGGACATGCTGAGCGCGAGGGGCCGCGCGTACGTCCGCGCGCTCCGGGagagcgggtggcgcggcgaggcggagctgtACGAGACGCCCGGCGAGCAGCACGTCTACTTCCTCGACAAGCCCGACAGCGAGAAGGCGGCCAAGGAGATGGAGGTCGTGGTGGACTTCATCAAGGGCGGCCAAGGGAGCTCCACATCTTTAAGTATGGACGAGTGA